A single genomic interval of Mucilaginibacter boryungensis harbors:
- a CDS encoding acyl carrier protein: MINKDFFLNGLKEQFEEGDADSLTFDTEFESLDTWDSLTRFSIIAFINDDYQIIIGPDDFKKLKTPQEIFDYISIELNNT, encoded by the coding sequence ATGATTAATAAAGACTTTTTTTTGAATGGACTAAAGGAGCAATTCGAAGAGGGTGATGCCGATAGTTTAACATTTGATACTGAATTTGAAAGTTTGGATACATGGGACTCGTTAACACGATTTTCAATAATTGCATTTATAAACGATGATTATCAAATCATAATTGGGCCGGACGATTTCAAAAAATTAAAAACTCCACAAGAAATTTTTGACTATATAAGTATCGAGCTTAATAACACCTAG
- a CDS encoding glycosyltransferase family 4 protein, whose protein sequence is MNIIFLTITRITGISERGIYTDLMREFRNEGHQVYIACPTERKYKQNTNLTKVDGVHILSIKTLNIQKTSLIEKGIGTLLLESQFLESIKKYYDNVKFDLVIYSTPPITFTKVIRYIKYKYRATTYLLLKDIFPQNAVDLGMIKENGIIHRYFKNKEKRLYSVSDYIGCMSPANVDYITSHNKTEVGKKAEVNPNSIEPFLKTISNVERIAIRTQYNIPLNDTVFAYGGNLGKPQGIDFLIDILIHNNNKPGTFFLIVGDGTEYLRLKLSIDKLKSKNILLLKNLPKANYDQLLLSCDVGLIFLDKRFTIPNFPSRLLSYLECHLPVIAATDSSTDIGDTIVKNNFGTWCLNGDLSGFNKLIAEYCENIAWRQEMGNNGNNFMMKNYLVQQSYQTIMKHML, encoded by the coding sequence ATGAACATTATATTTTTAACTATTACACGGATAACAGGTATTTCAGAAAGAGGAATATACACAGACTTAATGCGTGAATTTCGAAATGAAGGGCATCAGGTATATATCGCTTGCCCAACAGAAAGGAAATACAAACAAAACACAAATTTAACAAAAGTAGATGGAGTTCATATTCTGAGTATTAAAACTCTTAATATACAAAAAACAAGCCTGATTGAAAAGGGAATAGGTACATTATTATTAGAATCACAATTTTTAGAATCCATTAAAAAATACTATGATAATGTGAAATTTGATTTGGTTATATATTCGACACCACCAATAACTTTTACAAAAGTTATTAGATATATTAAATACAAATACAGGGCGACTACGTATCTATTACTCAAAGATATATTTCCTCAAAATGCAGTTGATTTAGGTATGATAAAAGAAAATGGGATCATACATAGGTACTTTAAAAATAAAGAAAAACGACTATACAGTGTCTCTGATTATATTGGATGTATGTCGCCTGCTAATGTTGACTATATAACTTCACATAATAAAACAGAGGTTGGAAAAAAGGCAGAAGTTAATCCTAATAGTATTGAGCCATTTTTAAAAACTATTTCCAATGTCGAACGTATTGCTATTAGAACCCAATATAATATACCCTTAAATGATACAGTTTTTGCATATGGCGGTAATTTAGGTAAACCGCAAGGAATTGATTTTTTAATTGATATATTGATACATAATAATAATAAGCCAGGCACCTTTTTTTTAATTGTTGGGGATGGTACTGAATATTTAAGGCTAAAACTAAGTATAGACAAGCTAAAAAGCAAAAATATACTTTTGCTGAAAAACTTACCTAAGGCGAATTATGATCAATTGTTATTATCATGCGATGTAGGGCTTATTTTTTTGGATAAAAGGTTCACTATACCTAATTTTCCATCACGCCTTTTATCATATCTCGAATGCCACTTACCCGTTATTGCAGCAACTGATAGTAGTACAGATATTGGTGATACTATAGTCAAAAATAATTTTGGAACATGGTGTTTAAATGGAGATTTATCTGGATTTAATAAATTAATTGCAGAGTATTGTGAAAATATAGCATGGCGACAAGAAATGGGCAATAATGGGAATAATTTTATGATGAAGAACTATTTGGTACAACAGTCCTATCAAACTATTATGAAGCATATGTTATAA
- a CDS encoding acyl carrier protein, with protein sequence MDITIFVKNFALQFDETEPELITSDTNYKDLEEWSSLTALSIIAMVDEEYDVKLSGNDIKNATSIVDLFEIVKSKV encoded by the coding sequence ATGGATATAACAATTTTTGTTAAAAATTTTGCACTTCAGTTTGACGAAACAGAGCCTGAATTAATAACGAGCGATACAAATTATAAAGATTTAGAAGAATGGAGTTCACTTACAGCATTATCAATTATCGCAATGGTAGATGAAGAATACGATGTGAAATTATCTGGAAATGATATAAAGAACGCAACCTCTATAGTTGACTTATTTGAAATTGTAAAATCAAAAGTTTAG
- a CDS encoding O-antigen polymerase, translated as MSYLLLIGLLVIVSQMRKMFATSYLSPTGVFCGIWIIILLLMRIMAPDFYFSFEAAFYISVFVCCLFIGELIAYGILRKEWVPTVSYTYYTSDDYKKRLKKYTILISLMSLIGSIIYLKAFIDFFGSFAQFLIAGSLIRESLYAGSISIPVISLILGLLSYTAINLSMTYYTKFGFNWIQIIPFLSVVIMSFSQAARAGLVILIFQLFAGKIFRLFTKKSKNIELKLFKPILIIVPILITVFVLVESFRQQNFEVNNSKIEDTSASFSVYAFGGVAGFAAYLNTIRPYSENLTYGRYTFSSLYDILGIARSEPGVYNQYLKVSPSLTGNIYSIFRPLMEDFGVVGLMIWALLLGLVSNYFFTNSLKGSLISISYCITLYTYMMFSFIAPLTQFNSFILSCFLSPLIIFIAKIKFSPIVPKIIK; from the coding sequence ATGAGTTATCTGCTTTTAATAGGCTTATTGGTTATTGTTTCGCAAATGCGAAAGATGTTTGCAACTAGCTATTTATCACCTACAGGTGTTTTTTGTGGGATATGGATTATTATTTTACTATTAATGAGAATAATGGCACCTGATTTTTATTTTAGTTTTGAAGCCGCATTTTACATTTCAGTTTTTGTGTGCTGTTTGTTTATCGGCGAGTTAATAGCCTATGGGATATTAAGAAAAGAGTGGGTACCCACTGTAAGCTACACTTATTACACAAGCGATGATTATAAAAAAAGGCTAAAAAAATACACAATATTAATAAGCTTGATGTCATTAATAGGCTCAATAATTTATTTAAAAGCATTTATTGATTTTTTTGGATCTTTTGCACAATTCTTAATCGCTGGTTCACTTATTCGTGAATCATTATATGCTGGAAGCATAAGTATACCTGTTATTTCATTGATATTGGGTTTACTTAGCTATACGGCAATTAATTTATCAATGACATATTATACGAAGTTTGGATTTAACTGGATCCAAATTATCCCATTCCTGAGCGTGGTAATAATGTCATTTAGTCAAGCTGCAAGGGCGGGGTTAGTAATATTGATATTTCAATTGTTCGCTGGTAAAATATTTAGATTATTTACTAAAAAGTCAAAAAACATTGAATTGAAATTATTTAAGCCAATTTTAATAATTGTACCGATTTTGATAACCGTGTTTGTTTTGGTAGAATCGTTTAGGCAGCAAAATTTTGAAGTAAATAATTCAAAAATTGAAGATACATCTGCCTCTTTTAGTGTATATGCTTTTGGGGGTGTAGCTGGTTTTGCTGCATATTTAAATACAATAAGGCCATACTCTGAGAATTTAACGTATGGGCGTTATACATTCAGTTCATTGTATGATATTTTGGGAATTGCTAGATCTGAACCAGGGGTTTATAATCAATATTTAAAGGTATCCCCAAGTTTAACTGGAAATATATATAGTATTTTTAGGCCATTAATGGAAGATTTTGGGGTAGTTGGTTTAATGATATGGGCATTATTATTGGGGCTTGTATCCAATTACTTCTTTACAAATAGCCTAAAAGGATCATTGATTAGTATTTCATATTGTATCACCTTATATACATATATGATGTTCAGTTTTATAGCCCCACTAACTCAATTTAATTCATTTATTTTAAGCTGTTTCTTAAGCCCTTTAATAATTTTTATAGCTAAAATTAAATTTTCACCAATTGTTCCCAAAATAATAAAATAA
- a CDS encoding ketoacyl-ACP synthase III: MAFLTFQNVKLDGIASSVPKSKQKVEDCQCLTKTEAEKLSITTGIWERRLANTDICTSDLCLAAAEQLIKDLNWEKSSIDALIFVTQTPDYILPSTAPILQDKLNLNKTCLTLDISLGCSGYVYGLTTLCALVSSGSIMRALLLVGDTITKICSPLDKSTYPLFGDAGSATALSYDKNAKPISANLYSDGSGSESIIVKDGAYRNTITEESIKTKNISEGIQRSANQLMLDGMDVFSFGISKAPHVVKELLGNLNIETKDVDYFIFHQANKMMNDKIKKKLALTDAQVPYCLEKFGNTSCATIPLTISTQLSENLNAQSAKLILCGFGVGLSWGAMYLEVDSLVCSPLIEL, translated from the coding sequence ATGGCATTTTTAACTTTTCAAAATGTTAAATTAGACGGAATCGCATCGAGTGTCCCTAAAAGTAAACAGAAGGTTGAGGATTGCCAATGTTTGACTAAAACTGAAGCTGAAAAATTATCAATAACGACAGGCATTTGGGAAAGAAGACTTGCTAATACAGATATTTGTACAAGTGATTTGTGCTTAGCCGCTGCTGAACAATTGATTAAGGATTTAAATTGGGAAAAGTCTTCAATCGATGCATTAATATTTGTAACACAAACACCTGATTACATTTTACCATCTACTGCTCCGATACTCCAAGACAAATTAAATTTAAATAAAACCTGTTTAACCCTAGATATATCACTCGGATGCTCAGGATATGTTTATGGACTAACAACTTTATGTGCATTGGTATCATCCGGATCAATAATGCGAGCATTATTATTAGTTGGTGATACAATTACTAAAATATGTTCTCCGCTTGATAAAAGCACTTATCCATTGTTTGGAGATGCTGGTTCAGCGACAGCTTTATCATATGATAAAAACGCTAAACCAATAAGTGCCAACCTTTACTCAGATGGAAGCGGTTCCGAAAGTATAATAGTAAAAGACGGGGCTTACAGAAACACAATAACTGAAGAATCTATTAAAACAAAAAATATTAGTGAGGGGATACAAAGAAGCGCGAATCAATTAATGTTAGATGGAATGGATGTGTTTTCCTTCGGAATTAGCAAAGCGCCACATGTGGTTAAAGAATTGCTTGGTAATTTAAATATAGAAACAAAAGATGTTGACTATTTTATTTTTCATCAAGCGAACAAGATGATGAATGACAAAATAAAAAAAAAACTAGCATTAACGGATGCGCAAGTACCATATTGTCTTGAAAAGTTTGGCAATACAAGTTGTGCAACAATTCCTTTAACTATTAGTACACAATTATCTGAAAATCTTAATGCGCAATCTGCCAAATTGATACTGTGTGGTTTTGGTGTTGGATTATCTTGGGGCGCTATGTATTTAGAGGTAGATTCGCTGGTTTGTTCACCTTTAATAGAACTATAA
- a CDS encoding acetyltransferase, whose protein sequence is MTKYGIYGAGALGQEVFLNVTDILKQQGKEWDFIGFIDDSLPQGTVVKYGKVAGNIHFLNAVAYKLEIIIAIGNTIAIQNIYQKIDNPKISFPNIIHPSVSYLNKDSVTMGKGNVIGMLGLVSFDVNIGDFNIFNTRVSIGHHVQIGSFNIFHPNIQISGNVKIGDSNTFGFNSGIIPAKKIGNKNTFGPGCIVTRNIANDSLYIGNPAQKFNFNT, encoded by the coding sequence ATGACAAAATACGGTATATACGGCGCTGGTGCTTTAGGACAGGAGGTGTTTTTAAATGTTACTGATATACTTAAGCAACAAGGAAAAGAATGGGATTTTATCGGTTTTATTGATGATTCGTTGCCCCAAGGCACGGTAGTAAAATATGGGAAAGTTGCAGGTAATATTCATTTTTTGAATGCAGTTGCTTACAAATTGGAAATTATTATTGCGATAGGAAATACTATTGCAATACAAAATATTTACCAAAAAATTGATAATCCGAAAATCAGTTTCCCCAATATTATACATCCATCTGTTTCATATTTAAATAAAGATTCGGTTACTATGGGTAAGGGGAATGTGATTGGAATGTTAGGATTGGTTAGTTTCGACGTTAATATAGGAGATTTTAATATATTTAATACTAGGGTATCAATTGGGCATCATGTCCAAATAGGCTCATTTAATATTTTTCATCCTAATATTCAAATTTCCGGGAATGTTAAAATTGGCGACTCTAATACTTTTGGCTTTAATTCTGGTATAATTCCTGCAAAAAAAATCGGCAATAAAAATACCTTTGGTCCCGGCTGCATTGTAACAAGGAATATTGCAAACGATAGTTTATATATTGGCAATCCTGCTCAAAAATTTAATTTTAATACTTAA
- a CDS encoding sugar transferase → MYKCFFKRVTDLTLAIVGIVILFPILICTAICLLIGNKGNVFFLQARPGLNTKIFKIIKFKTMNDKRDGKGNLLSDAERLTPVGKLVRKLSLDELLQLINVIKGDMSLVGPRPLLPQYISLYNEFQLRRHNVKPGITGWAQINGRNTISWQQKFDLDVWYVENMSFWLDLKIIFYTFLKVLKSGDVNAGDNVTMDAFNGNN, encoded by the coding sequence ATGTATAAATGTTTTTTTAAAAGAGTGACAGATCTTACTTTAGCCATAGTAGGTATAGTCATATTATTTCCAATATTGATTTGTACGGCAATTTGCTTACTTATTGGCAATAAAGGGAATGTGTTTTTTTTACAAGCCAGACCGGGACTAAACACGAAGATATTTAAAATAATAAAGTTTAAAACAATGAATGATAAAAGGGACGGTAAAGGGAACCTTTTATCGGATGCTGAACGCTTAACTCCGGTGGGAAAATTGGTCAGAAAGTTATCGTTAGATGAATTGCTACAATTAATAAATGTGATAAAAGGTGATATGAGTTTAGTTGGTCCTCGCCCGTTGTTGCCTCAATATATATCATTATATAATGAATTTCAATTAAGGAGGCACAATGTTAAACCAGGGATAACAGGGTGGGCACAAATAAACGGAAGAAACACAATAAGCTGGCAACAAAAATTTGATTTAGATGTTTGGTATGTTGAGAACATGTCCTTTTGGTTAGATTTGAAAATTATATTTTATACTTTTTTGAAAGTTCTTAAATCAGGAGATGTAAATGCAGGGGATAATGTTACCATGGATGCATTTAACGGCAATAATTAA
- a CDS encoding AAC(3) family N-acetyltransferase, producing the protein MANKGVKNSILSLSPKIELFVRKLYKNNVKFLAKFNKNKVQVSQLTDFEKISTALKTLGVSEGRILVLHSSYEVLEGTGLSPLQVIDKLISLIGDNGTLVMNSARRFPEEVKHLNDLDKDYGDEVVTYNVKKSRVWTGTLPFFMLRHKDALISKFPINPVVAIGKQAKEMVKDNLTDLGTSCGINSAWKYCVDNDAIVVGIGIDLTHSLTIIHVAEDMMGDKWPIPNWYRKRKFKIIDVDGTEILTTVKERRPIWGSRYFAERTLCKDLLNEGILKSLTVDGVLIEAVDSKVLIEYLNSKNETGYPYFGIKKFIK; encoded by the coding sequence ATGGCTAATAAGGGAGTTAAAAATTCAATTTTATCACTATCCCCCAAAATAGAATTGTTTGTACGTAAACTTTATAAAAATAATGTTAAGTTTTTAGCGAAGTTTAATAAAAACAAAGTTCAAGTGAGCCAATTAACTGACTTTGAAAAAATAAGTACAGCACTAAAAACTTTAGGAGTTTCTGAAGGTAGGATTTTGGTTTTACACTCATCTTATGAAGTTTTAGAAGGCACAGGATTATCTCCATTACAAGTAATTGATAAATTAATATCACTTATAGGAGATAACGGTACTTTGGTTATGAATTCAGCGAGAAGGTTTCCTGAAGAAGTTAAACATCTAAATGATTTGGATAAGGATTATGGTGATGAGGTTGTAACTTACAATGTAAAAAAATCTAGAGTTTGGACTGGTACCTTACCTTTCTTTATGTTAAGGCATAAAGATGCATTAATTAGTAAATTCCCAATAAATCCAGTAGTGGCCATAGGAAAGCAAGCAAAAGAAATGGTTAAAGATAATCTTACTGATTTGGGTACAAGTTGTGGAATAAATTCGGCATGGAAATATTGTGTGGATAATGATGCGATAGTAGTGGGCATAGGAATTGATTTAACACATAGCTTAACAATTATTCATGTTGCTGAAGATATGATGGGTGATAAATGGCCAATACCAAATTGGTACCGAAAAAGAAAATTTAAAATAATAGATGTAGATGGTACAGAAATTCTTACAACAGTGAAAGAAAGGAGACCAATATGGGGATCTAGATATTTTGCCGAACGAACATTATGTAAGGACCTATTAAATGAAGGTATTTTAAAAAGTTTAACAGTTGATGGTGTATTAATTGAAGCGGTTGACTCAAAAGTGCTTATTGAGTATTTGAACTCGAAGAATGAAACAGGATATCCTTATTTTGGCATTAAAAAATTCATAAAATAA
- the wecB gene encoding non-hydrolyzing UDP-N-acetylglucosamine 2-epimerase, whose protein sequence is MIKKMKVMTVVGTRPEIIRLSRVLIALDQSDAIDHILVHTGQNYDYELNQIFFDDMNLPKPDYFLNAAGQTATETIGQILINIDPLLEKVNPDAFLVLGDTNSCLCAIPAKKRHIPIFHMEAGNRCFDQRVPEETNRKIVDHISDINLTYSDIAREYLLREGLPADRIIKTGSPMFEVLNHYLPSIESSDILNKLNLTENQFFVVSAHREENINDEKKFQNLMESLNIVAEKYKYPIIVSTHPRTRKMIESKQLIMKPEIQFLKPMGFIDYNALQMGSFAVLSDSGTISEESSTLNFRALNIRDAHERPEAMEEASVMMVGLNTERILQALKQLKYQQIGKDRNFRRVADYSMPNVSEKVVRIIISYTDYVKRTVWSETGN, encoded by the coding sequence ATGATAAAAAAAATGAAAGTAATGACGGTTGTTGGTACACGGCCAGAAATTATACGATTATCAAGAGTATTAATTGCATTAGACCAATCTGATGCTATCGATCATATTTTAGTGCATACAGGTCAGAACTATGATTATGAACTTAATCAAATATTTTTTGACGACATGAACCTGCCTAAGCCTGATTATTTTTTGAATGCAGCAGGGCAAACAGCAACTGAAACTATCGGTCAAATATTAATTAATATTGACCCATTGCTAGAAAAAGTAAACCCCGACGCTTTTTTAGTACTTGGAGACACTAACAGTTGCCTTTGTGCTATTCCTGCCAAAAAACGACATATCCCAATATTTCATATGGAGGCGGGTAATCGCTGTTTTGATCAGCGTGTCCCTGAAGAAACTAATAGAAAAATAGTCGATCATATCTCAGACATTAATTTAACATATAGTGATATTGCAAGAGAATATTTATTACGCGAAGGATTACCAGCAGACCGAATTATAAAAACAGGTTCACCTATGTTTGAGGTTTTAAATCATTATTTACCAAGTATTGAATCTTCAGATATTTTAAATAAGCTCAATTTAACAGAAAATCAATTTTTTGTAGTATCGGCCCATCGAGAGGAAAATATTAATGATGAGAAAAAATTTCAAAATTTAATGGAAAGCCTTAACATTGTAGCCGAAAAATATAAGTATCCTATAATCGTAAGTACACATCCGCGCACGCGAAAAATGATTGAGAGCAAGCAATTAATCATGAAGCCTGAAATCCAGTTTTTAAAACCGATGGGCTTTATAGATTACAATGCATTACAAATGGGATCATTTGCGGTACTTTCAGATAGTGGCACTATATCTGAAGAATCATCAACTTTAAATTTTCGAGCTTTAAATATAAGAGATGCGCATGAGCGGCCGGAAGCTATGGAAGAGGCTTCGGTTATGATGGTGGGGTTAAATACTGAGCGCATTTTGCAAGCTTTAAAACAACTTAAATACCAACAAATAGGTAAAGACAGGAACTTTAGAAGGGTGGCTGATTACTCTATGCCTAACGTTTCAGAAAAAGTAGTGCGCATCATTATAAGTTATACCGATTATGTAAAACGAACGGTATGGAGTGAAACAGGTAATTAA
- a CDS encoding glycosyltransferase family 2 protein, producing MKVAFICVNYNNSKITQEYVKSVLNIKGSYEVIIIVVDNASEKHDVQALEELNHSQMILIKSQTNVGYFKGLNLGIQAIRPKEFDFIFVSNNDLTFDVNILKNLEQLNIEDSTLVLAPNIIRIDGVHQNPHIVNKFSAIQKIYRRVYFMNYYIASFLQLLYNRIKPRLVSEDRVGYNQTQTILMGYGACYILTSFFFNYFKELDAPVFLMGEEGILANQVLSVNGTTLYCHDLLVTHHDHTSIGKVGVKKMYKYSKQSYKYYLKYLKHVQ from the coding sequence ATGAAAGTCGCCTTTATTTGTGTTAATTATAACAATTCAAAAATAACTCAAGAATATGTAAAAAGTGTTTTAAATATAAAAGGGAGCTATGAAGTTATTATTATAGTGGTGGATAATGCATCAGAAAAACATGACGTTCAGGCACTTGAGGAATTGAATCACTCACAAATGATTTTAATTAAAAGCCAAACTAATGTGGGATATTTTAAAGGATTAAACTTGGGCATACAGGCTATAAGGCCTAAGGAATTTGATTTTATATTTGTTAGCAATAATGATTTGACATTTGATGTTAATATTTTGAAAAATTTAGAGCAATTAAATATTGAAGATAGCACATTAGTTTTAGCTCCTAATATTATCAGAATTGATGGTGTACACCAAAACCCGCATATTGTAAATAAGTTTTCAGCAATACAAAAGATATACAGAAGAGTTTATTTTATGAATTATTACATTGCATCGTTCCTGCAGTTACTATATAACAGAATAAAACCCAGGTTAGTTTCTGAAGATAGGGTAGGGTATAACCAAACCCAAACGATACTTATGGGTTATGGAGCATGCTACATACTTACAAGTTTTTTTTTTAATTATTTTAAGGAATTAGATGCCCCCGTATTTTTAATGGGCGAAGAAGGTATTTTAGCAAACCAGGTATTAAGTGTGAATGGAACAACATTATACTGTCATGATTTGTTAGTTACGCATCATGACCATACCTCTATAGGAAAAGTTGGAGTCAAAAAAATGTATAAATACTCTAAACAGTCATATAAATATTATTTAAAATATTTAAAACATGTTCAATAA
- a CDS encoding polysaccharide biosynthesis protein, which produces MLNNKTLLITGGTGSFGNAVLTRFLNTNHFSEIRIFSRDEKKQDDMRNQLKNEKLKFYIGDVRDYSSIEKAIRGVDYVFHAAALKQVPSCEFFPLEATKTNVFGTQNVIDASIAHKVKKVICLSTDKAAYPINAMGISKALMEKVAIAASRNITDNATVICLTRYGNVMGSRGSVIPLFLKQIKEGNPITITDPNMTRFLMSLEEAVELVLFAFEHGNQGDLFVNKAPAGTIADLATALKELCKANSKVKIIGTRHGEKLYETLCTREEMKKAEDMGDFYRIPADNRDLNYNQFFSQGELDISMIEDYHSHNTARLGVEGIKLLLSKLPIVRKEVLGDSEAI; this is translated from the coding sequence ATGCTTAACAACAAAACCCTGTTAATAACCGGCGGCACCGGATCTTTTGGCAATGCAGTATTAACCCGTTTTTTGAACACCAACCATTTTAGCGAAATACGGATATTTAGCCGTGATGAAAAAAAACAAGATGATATGCGCAATCAATTGAAGAATGAAAAATTGAAATTCTACATTGGTGATGTGCGCGATTATTCAAGTATTGAAAAGGCAATACGTGGAGTAGATTATGTATTTCATGCAGCAGCACTTAAGCAAGTACCTTCTTGTGAATTTTTTCCATTGGAAGCTACTAAAACTAATGTTTTTGGTACGCAGAATGTTATTGATGCTTCTATCGCCCATAAGGTAAAAAAAGTTATATGTTTAAGTACAGACAAAGCAGCATATCCTATAAATGCTATGGGGATTTCAAAGGCTTTAATGGAAAAAGTGGCTATAGCAGCATCCAGGAATATTACTGATAATGCTACCGTAATTTGCTTAACACGTTATGGTAATGTAATGGGGTCGCGTGGGTCTGTAATACCATTATTCTTAAAACAAATAAAGGAAGGTAATCCAATAACAATAACAGATCCTAATATGACTAGATTTTTAATGTCATTAGAAGAGGCTGTAGAATTAGTTTTATTTGCATTTGAACACGGTAACCAAGGAGATTTATTTGTAAATAAAGCACCTGCTGGCACTATTGCCGATTTAGCTACAGCATTGAAGGAGCTATGTAAAGCAAACAGCAAAGTTAAAATAATAGGTACCAGACATGGCGAAAAATTATATGAAACTTTGTGTACAAGAGAAGAGATGAAAAAAGCTGAAGATATGGGCGATTTTTATAGGATACCTGCAGATAACAGGGATTTAAACTATAATCAATTTTTTTCCCAAGGTGAACTAGATATTTCAATGATCGAAGATTATCATTCACATAACACAGCACGATTAGGCGTTGAGGGTATTAAATTACTTTTATCAAAATTACCAATAGTGAGGAAAGAAGTCTTAGGTGATAGTGAAGCTATTTAA
- a CDS encoding polysaccharide biosynthesis C-terminal domain-containing protein, translating to MIKIGITGQNGFIGQHLYNTLGLFKDEYERVEFRRDFFKDEIKLKEFVAKCDVIVHLAAMNRHPDPSTIYHNNINLVKKLIDALSATNSKAHVLFSSSSQEEGDNLYGKSKKDGRELLFDWAQKAEANFTAMIIPNVFGPFGAPNYNSFIATFCHKIVNAEQPQINNNSSIKLIYVGNLVSEIIEIIKNVPKTNLITIPHHDEYKVSEILNLLQGYKSQYMDLGIVPLLRTKFEINLFNTFRSYIDLDKYYPIKLTSHADDRGAFVEIIRLNTGGQISFSTTFAGVTRGNHFHTRKIERFAVIKGNALIQLRKIGSNTTINFHLSGDEPAYVDMPIWYTHNIKNVGREDLYTIFWINEFFNPEDPDTYFETV from the coding sequence ATGATTAAAATAGGTATTACAGGACAAAATGGGTTTATTGGACAACACTTATATAATACACTTGGCTTATTCAAAGACGAGTATGAAAGAGTTGAATTCCGTCGGGATTTTTTTAAAGATGAAATTAAGTTAAAAGAATTTGTTGCCAAATGTGATGTTATTGTGCATTTAGCTGCCATGAACAGACATCCTGATCCTAGTACAATATATCATAATAATATCAATTTAGTTAAAAAATTAATTGATGCATTAAGCGCAACAAATAGTAAAGCACATGTACTCTTTTCCTCATCTTCTCAAGAAGAAGGCGATAATTTATACGGTAAAAGTAAAAAGGATGGAAGAGAACTCTTATTCGACTGGGCTCAGAAAGCAGAGGCTAATTTTACAGCAATGATAATTCCTAATGTATTCGGACCTTTTGGTGCTCCGAATTATAATTCATTTATAGCAACCTTTTGCCATAAAATTGTAAACGCCGAACAACCTCAAATTAATAATAACAGTAGTATAAAGCTTATATATGTTGGAAATTTGGTATCAGAAATAATTGAAATAATTAAAAATGTACCTAAAACTAATTTAATAACAATACCTCACCATGATGAATATAAAGTTTCAGAAATATTAAACCTTTTGCAAGGGTATAAAAGCCAATACATGGATTTGGGCATTGTACCACTATTAAGAACGAAATTTGAGATTAATTTATTTAATACGTTTCGAAGTTATATTGATCTAGATAAATATTACCCTATTAAATTAACTTCACACGCAGATGATAGGGGGGCATTTGTTGAAATTATAAGGTTGAACACTGGTGGGCAGATCTCATTTTCTACAACCTTTGCTGGCGTAACTCGCGGTAATCATTTTCATACACGAAAAATAGAGCGGTTTGCTGTAATTAAAGGTAACGCATTGATTCAATTAAGAAAAATTGGTTCAAACACTACAATCAATTTCCATCTTTCCGGTGATGAGCCTGCATATGTCGATATGCCAATATGGTATACCCATAATATAAAAAATGTAGGACGGGAAGATTTATATACTATTTTTTGGATAAACGAATTTTTTAATCCTGAAGATCCAGATACTTATTTTGAAACGGTTTAA